The Brachypodium distachyon strain Bd21 chromosome 4, Brachypodium_distachyon_v3.0, whole genome shotgun sequence nucleotide sequence AATATGCCAAAATGGACACATGTTTAGCTGATGGCATGGGTCATTCCAAGCATGACAGCGGCGTCAGCAAAGATACAAAGACGGTGCAGCTGCTGGGGCAGAGGAGGGTAGAAGACAATGATGGCAGCAACTTCCTAGTTCATGACAAGGACCTGTACAATGGTCCGAAGATGATGACGAACCAGAAAGCTAGGAGCGGTGACGAGAAGGGTCCCAACGGTGGCAGCGGGCCCTCAAACCAGGGGAAGATGAGCGGCATGCTACTAACACCACCAGCCATGATGAGGCCTAACATGATGCCAGGGGTGGGGATGTTGcaagctgctgcggcggccggGAACCCCATCGCGCTGAAGAATATTCAAATGATGCAGCAACAGATGATGATGAACAACGGTGGCACAGGGTACCCGAGAATGGGCTACGGGATGCAGGGGATGTACCCAATGCCACCTAACATGATGCAGCATACCGCACCAACCAAGGTCGACCCTGTTAAGTTCAAGAACCCTGAGCctgagggcggcggcggcagcgagtcCCACGACTTGGACAATGAAGAGTCCAAGGACTCTGGCAGCAAAGCCCACAAGAGCGGTGGCGGCAAACAAGACACGAAGATGTACCCTATGGGGCCGCAGAAGATACAGATGAAGCTGTCAACGCCATTAATGGATGCGCCGGCAGCTTCAAAGGACCCCAAGTCCATCAAGTTTAACCTCCCCGAAGACGAGTTcgatgacgatgatgacgaATTCAGTGACTTcgatgacgatgatgacgaTTTCGATGATGACGGCCTTGACGACGATGATCCCAATGCAAAGCAGGTCGGCGTGCCGCCACATGCCGCCACCACCAGAGGGAGTGACAAGAAGGGCGGCAGCGAGAATGAGATCCCTGCGCAGATCAAGGGGAACAATGGAGGCAAAaaaggcggcggtggcggtaaAAACGTAGGCGGGGCACAGCCGAACAACATCAAGGGCCAGGAGAAGAAGGGCACTGGCACTGGTGGACTGGCCACCGGTGGCCTGATGGGTGGCATGCTGCCACCACAGCTGCTGCCGCCACGGCCACTGCcgccacagcagcagcaagccatGCTGAGGCCTACCATGATGGGCAGCAGTGGTGGCTTCCCTGGAATGGGACAGATGGGCTACCGCCCCCACATGGAGAATGGCGTGCACGGcatgctgccgccgccaccaccaccaccaacagGATTCTACCAGAGCGGCATGCCGCCTTATGATCGGGAGCGGGAGATTCTGCACATTGCTGCTGCGGCCGGGAACTCCATGGCACAGCTGCAGCACAGGGCATTGgcacagcagcaacagcagcagcacatgGCTTTCTATCTATTTCTATTCATGTTCCTATTCCTATTTACTATtgttatcatcatcatcgttaTTTTCACTTTTAAGGCACGTCGGTAAGGTTCGGAAATAGATACGGATTATCTGAACAAATGAAAAGTATGCAGACAATGGCTCTAATTGCTTTTTTCTTTCGTGTAAACAATATTCCGGGATTCGTACTCAAATTCCAATAAGTACATatagtttttttgtttctagaATACAATAAGTACATATAGTGGTTTACTTGCAATCCGGCATCTTGTGTTACGAGCAAGCTATATATGTTGGCTTGTCATAATTCGTATTTGGCGATGCAGTACTATGAAATGGTTGCATCAAACCTGCAATGCACCGAATTCATGTTTTGTGAGTTGATGGCCTGATGAGAGCCGAATAACGGATGAAGCAATTCGTCAAACAAGTGGCGTGCGAGCGCGAGGACGAAAAGAGCAAATGAGGGAGAGAGTGACCGAAGGGTGAGTGAGAGGGAGGGACGAGGAGGGCAGACGGAAGCCGAGCCGAGCAACCGCTCGAGCGGCGCCCACGCCTCCGGCGGCgaccgggaggaggcgggcgccattgccgccggcgccggtgaagGAACAACACATGCTCCCGTGGCTGACGAAGCGCGGCGCGACTCCTATAGTCGCTGCTCTCATCTCACGGCCCACCACTTTATCAGACGCAGAACATgggacccaaaaaaaaactgctgcTACTGAAGTCCTAAAGAGAGAACTAAAATCAGCCAGCCAAAGCCGTATATGTGACGCGCACAGAATGCTCTCACGGCCCACTTCACCAGCAATTCAGCACGGCACGGCCCACATGTGACGCAGTGATATGTTTTCAAAATCTTAAGGCACTCGAACATGGCAGCTTACCCAGTGGTATGTTTTCAATGGTATCACTAGATTGAAGGCACACAGTGTTCACATACATCGCACGCAATTTGCACCATCAATCACGAGGAGAAGACCAGGTATTCAACTTCTACCACgaaaagaaacagagaaagaaCACAGGAAGATGACAGGAGAATGGAATGGTTTTCTAGTTCCGGTATAACATGTTGCTAATGGCAATATATCATCCTGGACCTATAAATCTCCTCCCAAAACCACCCAACTGCCAAAAGAATCGATGACGATGACCCATCCCCTTTCATAATATATGTACATTGTGGACTTTGTGGCGATCACTCCTAACTTTATGATGGCCAGGAGTACGTCCACTTGTTTCAGCAACTGACGCCCACTTTAAACCGGATCTAGATGGGGAATTTTCCATCGAGATTCTTCCCGTGAGGTGCCTCCAACCTAAAATACAGAACATGATCATGCACAAATAGATCAGATCCCTGTTCGCGGAGATCAGGTTGGTACTGAGATATAATATCCTTTTGAAGTTAAGTTTACCTGATGTAGCAATGAGCAGATGCCGCTCTGCTGTTTCAGTAAACAGTGTGGGTGAAGTTCAGAGATCATCAGCGCCACTCCCGGCATCCACCGCAGGCCCAGTCAGCGCTCTCAGCAGGCAGGTCATCTTCATCCCAAGGTGAGCAATGGCGGTGTATGTGCAGGCCACAGACTAAGCATTTGAGATCAGGTGGCGGCTGAGAGTTCTTGCACTTGTTACATGCTGGCTTGTCGGAGGGGGGATCATTTGCAGGGAAATGCATATTTGAAGACCCATCTTCTACCAGGAAGGCAGAAATATCATCAAAACTGGCTCCTCCTTGATCAAAGCTTCCTGCGCAGTTACCGTTAGACATCCCAAATGTGTTGTCAAACCGTGTATCATCAGCTTCAAGCAACTCGGTGAATGAGAAAAAGGTCTGTGGTTCGAAATCCCCAGCTGGAGCACTACCACAGCTTGGGTCATTCCACTGGCAGTTAGGAGTGTAATCAGGAGCAGAAGTATATGCATTTCCTTGGGGCAAATCCCACCCCAGCAGCTCCGAAGCATCCACACCATCAACCTCCGACAAGGAAAATTCATCCATATCACTGAACTTCAGGTTTGCATTCGCAGGAGGTTGATTCTGATTATGGCCCTCATTCACGGGTACACCGGCTTGATCGACATATCCACTATTTTTACTTTGTGCCCTTCTAACGGATAGCTTCTGATTAGTTCCCGGGGTAAATCTTGTATTGTTCACAGATAAATCTGCATCAAACATTTCTTCCCGAATTGGTTCAACTGTTCCATATGAAGCAAGCAATGGGTCTTGATCTGCTGTATCATCATTCTCCTCACTAGAGAGCATACTTGACTGGGACGATGTAGCAACTGTTTGTTCACTGAGTTCAGGTTCAGACTTCTTAAAATTATCTGAATGAGGACATTTTGGTATGGCTCGCCTTCGGCATTTGCAGCATCGGTATTCAACCACCTCGAATATTCTTTCTTCCTCAAGTCGCAAGGCATCACCATGAAACCAAGCTGTATGCAGGGGAATACCAAAATTTTAGAGAACCTGGAACATAACACAGATATATAGCTTTAGACAACAACAATGACAAATAGACTTACCTTTACACTTTTCGCAGCGGACATACAGGAAATCTGGAGAATAAGGTTTGTTACAGAGACAACAAGTCGGTTTTATTGACGAACATATACCATCCTTGCTTTTCAGTATTACATCATTCGCCCTGAaatcacttccattgttctcattcttatttttcttccaaaCAAGACCAAAGTATGTGATCTCTTGGGTCTTTTTACGTTTTCTTGGTCTCTCCGGCTTTGATTTTTTAGCTCTAGTCTTTGCTTGAGCCTGTAACCCTGCAACATTCTGAGTTGCCAAATTTGTAACTGGCCAGGCTTCCACATTCGTGATTGGATGTGCTAACACCTTGCTGGTTGGCTGAGTTTCCACCATGGCGACTGGGTAGGATTCAACCATAGTGACTGGCTGGACAACCTTAGCGACTGGCTGGACAACCTTAGCGACTGGCTGAGCTTGAATCTTCGCGGCTAGCTCAGAAGAATGCGAAGATCCAACCTTGAAGATTATTTTGGGAGCAGTCACTGGCAATTGGCTATTACTGTTCTTTTGAGGCAAGGCATATCTTGTATTTGTGTTGTAATTTGTCAGGACAAGATTACGCTTCTGAAGACATAACTTGCATATCAAACTGGAAGCAGCATTTCCTCCTTTGCTACCAACAGATCTTACAGTGCACTCCTTATGACAATTACCTGaaagttaattttattcagcAATACTGTGACCAAACTCTGGACAGCTCAGAAATTGACCAATAATTCCTTTTCACTACATTATAAAAAGCAAATAGATAGCCTTAAAGAGTGTATCAGTAGACCATACCTTCGCAAGAGCTACATCGTATAACATCCCTACATGTGATCCATCCATGAGATACATATGAGAGGTGAAGAAAAAGTCAGTATCTTATGAGAAGAATAAGTGTGAATGAGCACAACTAAGGAGTGAAGGGAAAAACCTGAAGAGAACATCTTTCTTGCATGAAGCACAGGGATACACATCCCCCTTGTGAAAGAGATAAAAAAAGACATCTCCAGTGGATGCTTTTATGCGCCTTTGGTACAAATTGGTGAAACAATTAGACTGTAAGGTTCCTGGGCTAGGCAACGAGATAACCCCAGCTTTCTTCTCAAATTCTCGTACCAAGTACAGTGGAATGTGGTTTTCAGAAAACCATAACTTGACATTCTGATCCTGATTATCTTCTGTTTCCAAAATATTCTTTGTTACACGCACAGGGAGATGCTTCTGGTTGGGAAACTTTAGTGCATATCTCATCTTATTATCGACTATCTTTTTATCGCAAACTACTGCATTTCTTAGAGATGAAAAATCAGCATCTGAACTTCTTCCATCTGAAGGAATTTGATCTGGAGGGACGAATTCCTTCCATCTTATATGGGCATCAAGATATCTAACCTGATAGACATGGATGTTAGGATTGCCGCTAATCTATAGTTCAATGTAATACTCTCTCAGAACATTATGATAAAAAGGTGCTAACCTGCAGAGCAAGTTGAGATGAATTCTGGCTTAAACATACACATGCTCTCCAAGCAAATTGTCTAGTTCGTCTTGGATAACTGGAAGCATCGTGATAAGATAGACCTGCTATCCTTTTTTTACCACCTAGTAAGCAAAGAACGCATCAAGTTCTCGTCACAAGAGAAACACAGACAGATCATAATAATAACAATAGCAACAACAAATACATAACTGaagtaatttttttaacaaCAAAGGTGTGCAAATACCTTGACGAACAGTTTTTCTTATGGCCAAACTAAGATGAGCCCCCCTCTGCAAAATACGTTTAGAAATATTTCCTCCACTCCACCAATTAAACTCTTTCCAGCTCTtatcatcatcagtaacagcAGTGTTAGTAACAGATTCAGTTGCCAACGAACGTCTTCTGCCCCGCCTTCCACCAGTTCCACGTTTTTGGTATGCTGCAGGACGGGACAAACCAACAGATGCAGCAGGAGATTCCACTGGCCATTCATCTATGAGCTTCGTCCAGCTAGTCGAGTATGCTATGGTGCGAATATTGCTCTCCAACTGCAAACAACATGAgacaaaaaattcaaaatacgAAAAAAAATCGCTGTAATTTATTGCAATGTTCTGCAGAGGTTTTCAACTTCTTTTTAGTGGTATTTTGCACATCCACCTTGATGCCGCAAAAGTAGTTAGCACAGGATATATTTAAACTAAATGACCACCAACATGTTCCTTAAATGCATACATGGTACATGCTTTGGGTACTCTAGTTTGTATTAAGTAAACTAGTAAGTAGCCATATAACTAAGAATATCAATAATGTCCACAAGAACCTTGCTGGTTTAACTGTATTGTTGAGAAATATCAATTTCTCGAGACTAGAATAAATGTAAATTGAATCCTACTCACTTCAAGCAGCAGAGGAATTATAGCTTTGCAGTTGGAAGCTTCTTGTAGTTGTTTATGCCACCGTTGTCTCTGCTGCATGTCTTGTAATGAACCAACTAAAAGGCCACGCAAACTTTCCTCCATGTTAGCCAGATAAGCAGTGATGCTGGGGAAGTGGCTCTCAGAACTTTTGATTACATGCATGACACTAAGAATACGAGCAGATCCTTTAGCAGCATTTGCAGTGGCGACATTGAGAAAACAAGCCTTTTTACTTCCAGATGCTGAACTTTTACAGGCAATGCACCAACCACATTTATCCCTCGGGACTTCCATAACCTTCTTTTCGGTGCTTGGCCAAATAAATTGTGCCGCTGGTGAGGAAAATGCTTTCACTTGTAAAGCACAGTCGGCagccattttcttttttcgattTGCGGCCAATTGGGATGCTGAAACCTGACCTTCATCAGATGTAAGAATAGCCAGATTGGCGGCAGCAGATGCTGCAATACTGCCATGACTGTACAGATTCATGTAAGCCTGGGGTCTAAAACATGACACTTTAGCTGGCCTGCCACCACTCGTATTACCAAACTTTTCAGCAGTCAGCTGAAGAGGGGATTTGCTTTGATAAGAAGGACAAGGCAAGTCTGCTTTCACAGAAATGGCACTGCCATTATCTTCCCCAGATATGCCATTATCAAACCCTGAACCACAAGCGGAGAAGTTTGGATGAAGCAACCCATGTGATGGCTGGGCGCGTGTTACATTGGATACACCTGTTACCACAGACCCGCTCTGATGGGAAATGGAAGATGCTCCAGCGGGTCCAAGAGCTCCATTGCTTGGTGCATTATGTATGTGGTTCAGAGCTAATGGAGTTTGCATACAGACTTCATTGTTCTTCTCAGTGGCAGCAACTACACTAGCCATCATGAGTTGTCGTCCCTCCAGGTGCTCTGCTGAGAACATTGTAAATTGATTAGCCACAAATTCATGCTGCTGCAAATTTATTTGAGGAAGCATTAATGTCTTACCATCtgtgccatcttttgaagTTGTCCGAGCACTTCCATCCCCTGCTTTCATTGGAGTAACACTCAACAATGTATTGGATTGTGTAGTATGTCCTGCACCAGCTTCTTTACCTATTTTTGATCTCTCATTCTGAAACATATCAAGCAGATGCCTCCAGTACTCCGTTATTCTCCTACAAATATCTGTATATGCATCTGAACAGGCAAGTATTCGGAGGACCTTGACAACATCATACTGATTGTAATATCTTGTGTATGACCCTGCATCCGTAGATGCTCCAATTCTGCATTATTTAACAGAGTTACAACTAAATGAAATTTACAACCGTAGTCCAAGTTCCAGGACAgttaagagagagagagaaaaatgaagGTATTTATGGGTAGCATCCGAACTACTGTTGAAGATTCCAAAATAAGCACAGGGACTCGATAAGAACAGAAAGGACATATGGTACAAGAGGACTTGATGTGCAACATAAATGTAGTTAAGTCACCAGTGTTATATGACTATTCCCCTGTTAACACAACATCCAACTTTTCTATTGCTGACATGTTTATCATTATTTCAAGAATTGAAGGTATGTCGTGGAATTCGAAATGACTCTGTAAGTATTTATCAATAGCAGACTGGAGATGTAGAATGAATCACAAGGTAATGTAGGATTAAGATGCACAAACTTACACTAGCAAATAGTTGCAGGATCCTAGGAAGAGCCTCCCGCAGATATCGATGCCAAACATCTGAGCTCCTCTTGCCCCACGCTCTATTTTTGAAGAGGTTGGTCCAAGCTTGTTGACAACACATTCTGGACAGAACCAAAGTCCCTGGGGTAGGAATGCTTTGTTGAGACCAATACATCTTGAATGGTATGCCCATGGGCAGCCATCGCAGCATACCAAGGTCCCATCCATTCCACATATTCGGCAATCGTCACTGTTGCCATCCTGGGAAGCATTTGGTAAATCAGTTTCTGGCTGTGATACATTTGGAGCAGTTTCCGAGCTCTGTAAACCTTCAATCTTATTTAACACAGAAGCCTTTGAGGCTCTAGTTGAGACTGCTCTTGACCC carries:
- the LOC100837721 gene encoding DDT domain-containing protein PTM isoform X2 codes for the protein MLPGGAATSYPLVVDEGMEGSGVDIAGVAVTGVVAVVGEAGNPPSAAPPRTSLGESSGLDGQPDGAPPPLPTQGDGDKQQDGTPPPLPTQGNEDKQQDGAPPLPLLSEDNEEGGLLGKQMEVAAPLVTTESNDEDGLLGKQPDGVPPLQSQGDEDKQHLGEANMDVDEALSVNQDDAEQPTLTEPKLDVNEVGILDKQQDGVAALLTGSDGGKQPDRAMSEANMDVDEAPSVSQDHVEQPTSIDPKSDVNKVGILDKQQDGAAPLLTESNEDKQPDRAMSNANMDVDELPLVSDNNAEQPIARESKSDANGILEKQQDVATEANMEVDGSGAPEQQDHTVVAAPTEANNLESAEARVVDQQPSTSQVVPPAKDKEVGECLVGRYVSSSASDQGRVRIGKVASYDGSIGLYNVVFEDGQGEELGLPQLRELLMAKVNAASGMKMSCRKRKLDLLVSPGNKGPPSTRQKVDDACEVPARPDASRHAGSGLDVSGGAESSSNSSDSTKEPPAELCLPMQGPELPPSSADIAVPEESISYLFSAYNFLRSFNVQLFLSPFGLDDFVASINCTVQNTLLDAVHVSLLRVLRRHLETKSSDGSELASNCLKFVDWALLDALTWPTFLLEYLYIMGCMKSLGGKSFGRTFLAIEYYKLPVTMKLRLLQILCDHVAESEELKAELEAREGYNEDIEYDTDSSILSEAGSRAVSTRASKASVLNKIEGLQSSETAPNVSQPETDLPNASQDGNSDDCRICGMDGTLVCCDGCPWAYHSRCIGLNKAFLPQGLWFCPECVVNKLGPTSSKIERGARGAQMFGIDICGRLFLGSCNYLLVIGASTDAGSYTRYYNQYDVVKVLRILACSDAYTDICRRITEYWRHLLDMFQNERSKIGKEAGAGHTTQSNTLLSVTPMKAGDGSARTTSKDGTDAEHLEGRQLMMASVVAATEKNNEVCMQTPLALNHIHNAPSNGALGPAGASSISHQSGSVVTGVSNVTRAQPSHGLLHPNFSACGSGFDNGISGEDNGSAISVKADLPCPSYQSKSPLQLTAEKFGNTSGGRPAKVSCFRPQAYMNLYSHGSIAASAAANLAILTSDEGQVSASQLAANRKKKMAADCALQVKAFSSPAAQFIWPSTEKKVMEVPRDKCGWCIACKSSASGSKKACFLNVATANAAKGSARILSVMHVIKSSESHFPSITAYLANMEESLRGLLVGSLQDMQQRQRWHKQLQEASNCKAIIPLLLELESNIRTIAYSTSWTKLIDEWPVESPAASVGLSRPAAYQKRGTGGRRGRRRSLATESVTNTAVTDDDKSWKEFNWWSGGNISKRILQRGAHLSLAIRKTVRQGGKKRIAGLSYHDASSYPRRTRQFAWRACVCLSQNSSQLALQVRYLDAHIRWKEFVPPDQIPSDGRSSDADFSSLRNAVVCDKKIVDNKMRYALKFPNQKHLPVRVTKNILETEDNQDQNVKLWFSENHIPLYLVREFEKKAGVISLPSPGTLQSNCFTNLYQRRIKASTGDVFFYLFHKGDVYPCASCKKDVLFRDVIRCSSCEGNCHKECTVRSVGSKGGNAASSLICKLCLQKRNLVLTNYNTNTRYALPQKNSNSQLPVTAPKIIFKVGSSHSSELAAKIQAQPVAKVVQPVAKVVQPVTMVESYPVAMVETQPTSKVLAHPITNVEAWPVTNLATQNVAGLQAQAKTRAKKSKPERPRKRKKTQEITYFGLVWKKNKNENNGSDFRANDVILKSKDGICSSIKPTCCLCNKPYSPDFLYVRCEKCKAWFHGDALRLEEERIFEVVEYRCCKCRRRAIPKCPHSDNFKKSEPELSEQTVATSSQSSMLSSEENDDTADQDPLLASYGTVEPIREEMFDADLSVNNTRFTPGTNQKLSVRRAQSKNSGYVDQAGVPVNEGHNQNQPPANANLKFSDMDEFSLSEVDGVDASELLGWDLPQGNAYTSAPDYTPNCQWNDPSCGSAPAGDFEPQTFFSFTELLEADDTRFDNTFGMSNGNCAGSFDQGGASFDDISAFLVEDGSSNMHFPANDPPSDKPACNKCKNSQPPPDLKCLVCGLHIHRHCSPWDEDDLPAESADWACGGCREWR
- the LOC100837721 gene encoding DDT domain-containing protein PTM isoform X3 → MLPGGAATSYPLVVDEGMEGSGVDIAGVAVTGVVAVVGEAGNPPSAAPPRTSLGESSGLDGQPDGAPPPLPTQGDGDKQQDGTPPPLPTQGNEDKQQDGAPPLPLLSEDNEEGGLLGKQMEVAAPLVTTESNDEDGLLGKQPDGVPPLQSQGDEDKQHLGEANMDVDEALSVNQDDAEQPTLTEPKLDVNEVGILDKQQDGVAALLTGSDGGKQPDRAMSEANMDVDEAPSVSQDHVEQPTSIDPKSDVNKVGILDKQQDGAAPLLTESNEDKQPDRAMSNANMDVDELPLVSDNNAEQPIARESKSDANGILEKQQDVATEANMEVDGSGAPEQQDHTVVAAPTEANNLESAEARVVDQQPSTSQVVPPAKDKEVGECLVGRYVSSSASDQGRVRIGKVASYDGSIGLYNVVFEDGQGEELGLPQLRELLMAKVNAASGMKMSCRKRKLDLLVSPGNKGPPSTRQKVDDACEVPARPDASRHAGSGLDVSGGAESSSNSSDSTKEPPAELCLPMQGPELPPSSADIAVPEESISYLFSAYNFLRSFNVQLFLSPFGLDDFVASINCTVQNTLLDAVHVSLLRVLRRHLETKSSDGSELASNCLKFVDWALLDALTWPTFLLEYLYIMGCMKSLGGKSFGRTFLAIEYYKLPVTMKLRLLQILCDHVAESEELKAELEAREGYNEDIEYDTDSSILSEAGSRAVSTRASKASVLNKIEGLQSSETAPNVSQPETDLPNASQDGNSDDCRICGMDGTLVCCDGCPWAYHSRCIGLNKAFLPQGLWFCPECVVNKLGPTSSKIERGARGAQMFGIDICGRLFLGSCNYLLVIGASTDAGSYTRYYNQYDVVKVLRILACSDAYTDICRRITEYWRHLLDMFQNERSKIGKEAGAGHTTQSNTLLSVTPMKAGDGSARTTSKDGTDEHLEGRQLMMASVVAATEKNNEVCMQTPLALNHIHNAPSNGALGPAGASSISHQSGSVVTGVSNVTRAQPSHGLLHPNFSACGSGFDNGISGEDNGSAISVKADLPCPSYQSKSPLQLTAEKFGNTSGGRPAKVSCFRPQAYMNLYSHGSIAASAAANLAILTSDEGQVSASQLAANRKKKMAADCALQVKAFSSPAAQFIWPSTEKKVMEVPRDKCGWCIACKSSASGSKKACFLNVATANAAKGSARILSVMHVIKSSESHFPSITAYLANMEESLRGLLVGSLQDMQQRQRWHKQLQEASNCKAIIPLLLELESNIRTIAYSTSWTKLIDEWPVESPAASVGLSRPAAYQKRGTGGRRGRRRSLATESVTNTAVTDDDKSWKEFNWWSGGNISKRILQRGAHLSLAIRKTVRQGGKKRIAGLSYHDASSYPRRTRQFAWRACVCLSQNSSQLALQVRYLDAHIRWKEFVPPDQIPSDGRSSDADFSSLRNAVVCDKKIVDNKMRYALKFPNQKHLPVRVTKNILETEDNQDQNVKLWFSENHIPLYLVREFEKKAGVISLPSPGTLQSNCFTNLYQRRIKASTGDVFFYLFHKGDVYPCASCKKDVLFRDVIRCSSCEGNCHKECTVRSVGSKGGNAASSLICKLCLQKRNLVLTNYNTNTRYALPQKNSNSQLPVTAPKIIFKVGSSHSSELAAKIQAQPVAKVVQPVAKVVQPVTMVESYPVAMVETQPTSKVLAHPITNVEAWPVTNLATQNVAGLQAQAKTRAKKSKPERPRKRKKTQEITYFGLVWKKNKNENNGSDFRANDVILKSKDGICSSIKPTCCLCNKPYSPDFLYVRCEKCKAWFHGDALRLEEERIFEVVEYRCCKCRRRAIPKCPHSDNFKKSEPELSEQTVATSSQSSMLSSEENDDTADQDPLLASYGTVEPIREEMFDADLSVNNTRFTPGTNQKLSVRRAQSKNSGYVDQAGVPVNEGHNQNQPPANANLKFSDMDEFSLSEVDGVDASELLGWDLPQGNAYTSAPDYTPNCQWNDPSCGSAPAGDFEPQTFFSFTELLEADDTRFDNTFGMSNGNCAGSFDQGGASFDDISAFLVEDGSSNMHFPANDPPSDKPACNKCKNSQPPPDLKCLVCGLHIHRHCSPWDEDDLPAESADWACGGCREWR
- the LOC100837721 gene encoding DDT domain-containing protein PTM isoform X1 — encoded protein: MLPGGAATSYPLVVDEGMEGSGVDIAGVAVTGVVAVVGEAGNPPSAAPPRTSLGESSGLDGQPDGAPPPLPTQGDGDKQQDGTPPPLPTQGNEDKQQDGAPPLPLLSEDNEEGGLLGKQMEVAAPLVTTESNDEDGLLGKQPDGVPPLQSQGDEDKQHLGEANMDVDEALSVNQDDAEQPTLTEPKLDVNEVGILDKQQDGVAALLTGSDGGKQPDRAMSEANMDVDEAPSVSQDHVEQPTSIDPKSDVNKVGILDKQQDGAAPLLTESNEDKQPDRAMSNANMDVDELPLVSDNNAEQPIARESKSDANGILEKQQDVATEANMEVDGSGAPEQQDHTVVAAPTEANNLESAEARVVDQQPSTSQVVPPAKDKEVGECLVGRYVSSSASDQGRVRIGKVASYDGSIGLYNVVFEDGQGEELGLPQLRELLMAKVNAASGMKMSCRKRKLDLLVSPGNKGPPSTRQKVDDACEVPARPDASRHAGSGLDVSGGAESSSNSSDSTKEPPAELCLPMQGPELPPSSADIAVPEESISYLFSAYNFLRSFNVQLFLSPFGLDDFVASINCTVQNTLLDAVHVSLLRVLRRHLETKSSDGSELASNCLKFVDWALLDALTWPTFLLEYLYIMGCMKSLGGKSFGRTFLAIEYYKLPVTMKLRLLQILCDHVAESEELKAELEAREGYNEDIEYDTDSSILSEAGSRAVSTRASKASVLNKIEGLQSSETAPNVSQPETDLPNASQDGNSDDCRICGMDGTLVCCDGCPWAYHSRCIGLNKAFLPQGLWFCPECVVNKLGPTSSKIERGARGAQMFGIDICGRLFLGSCNYLLVIGASTDAGSYTRYYNQYDVVKVLRILACSDAYTDICRRITEYWRHLLDMFQNERSKIGKEAGAGHTTQSNTLLSVTPMKAGDGSARTTSKDGTDGKTLMLPQINLQQHEFVANQFTMFSAEHLEGRQLMMASVVAATEKNNEVCMQTPLALNHIHNAPSNGALGPAGASSISHQSGSVVTGVSNVTRAQPSHGLLHPNFSACGSGFDNGISGEDNGSAISVKADLPCPSYQSKSPLQLTAEKFGNTSGGRPAKVSCFRPQAYMNLYSHGSIAASAAANLAILTSDEGQVSASQLAANRKKKMAADCALQVKAFSSPAAQFIWPSTEKKVMEVPRDKCGWCIACKSSASGSKKACFLNVATANAAKGSARILSVMHVIKSSESHFPSITAYLANMEESLRGLLVGSLQDMQQRQRWHKQLQEASNCKAIIPLLLELESNIRTIAYSTSWTKLIDEWPVESPAASVGLSRPAAYQKRGTGGRRGRRRSLATESVTNTAVTDDDKSWKEFNWWSGGNISKRILQRGAHLSLAIRKTVRQGGKKRIAGLSYHDASSYPRRTRQFAWRACVCLSQNSSQLALQVRYLDAHIRWKEFVPPDQIPSDGRSSDADFSSLRNAVVCDKKIVDNKMRYALKFPNQKHLPVRVTKNILETEDNQDQNVKLWFSENHIPLYLVREFEKKAGVISLPSPGTLQSNCFTNLYQRRIKASTGDVFFYLFHKGDVYPCASCKKDVLFRDVIRCSSCEGNCHKECTVRSVGSKGGNAASSLICKLCLQKRNLVLTNYNTNTRYALPQKNSNSQLPVTAPKIIFKVGSSHSSELAAKIQAQPVAKVVQPVAKVVQPVTMVESYPVAMVETQPTSKVLAHPITNVEAWPVTNLATQNVAGLQAQAKTRAKKSKPERPRKRKKTQEITYFGLVWKKNKNENNGSDFRANDVILKSKDGICSSIKPTCCLCNKPYSPDFLYVRCEKCKAWFHGDALRLEEERIFEVVEYRCCKCRRRAIPKCPHSDNFKKSEPELSEQTVATSSQSSMLSSEENDDTADQDPLLASYGTVEPIREEMFDADLSVNNTRFTPGTNQKLSVRRAQSKNSGYVDQAGVPVNEGHNQNQPPANANLKFSDMDEFSLSEVDGVDASELLGWDLPQGNAYTSAPDYTPNCQWNDPSCGSAPAGDFEPQTFFSFTELLEADDTRFDNTFGMSNGNCAGSFDQGGASFDDISAFLVEDGSSNMHFPANDPPSDKPACNKCKNSQPPPDLKCLVCGLHIHRHCSPWDEDDLPAESADWACGGCREWR